From the genome of Nicotiana sylvestris chromosome 2, ASM39365v2, whole genome shotgun sequence, one region includes:
- the LOC104245613 gene encoding protein RTF1 homolog, which translates to MEEELTDLLLEAAGRTNTGGRNRPPPSSRRHHKSSYSDDGSDSRDDDSDDDRGYSNRKLSGSQVPLKKRLDPPERDDDRSSHGEGDDDGDGYGDERDSDDDSIGSDLYKDEEDRQKLAQMSELDREMILTDRASKKSDRSLQEKISGKIKNRSQPRKPSSPPSHSRGMRSSTRALDRAADRDDALNEIRAKRARQQDPEGNWKLRDAGRKGSGGRGYSPVKRRSFTAAALGSSPTRGESDSRSNEGDSSGDDGMDDSDDDKSPESQLPTFEDIKEITIRRSKLAKWFMEPFFDELIVGCFVRVGIGRSRSGPIYRLCIVRNVDATDPNRQYKLENKTTFKFLNLIWGNDSSAARWQMAMVSDSPPLRDEFDQWVKEVERSGGRMPSKQDVLEKKEAIQKSNTFVYSADTVKQMLQQKKSATWRPLNVAAEKDRLRREMEVAKMKNDEAEVERIKARLQELEASRKAQEKDDKARRLAEMNRKNRVENFKNASELRPVNQLLKAGEAGYDPFSRRWTRSTNYFAKSANEAAVGASNGEAAAALAVVDNNGAGGIADGGMAATAAALQAAAGAGKLVDTIAPVDLGTESNTLHDFDLPISLAVLQKFGGPQGSQAGFIARKQRIEATVGCRVPENDGRRHALTLSVSDYKRRRGLL; encoded by the coding sequence atggaagaagagttaACTGATTTGCTCTTGGAGGCTGCTGGCAGAACTAATACGGGCGGAAGGAACCGCCCGCCTCCATCGTCTAGAAGGCATCACAAGAGTTCATATTCTGATGATGGAAGTGATTCCAGGGACGATGATTCTGATGATGATCGTGGGTATTCGAATAGAAAGCTTTCCGGTTCACAAGTTCCTCTCAAGAAGAGATTGGACCCTCCGGAAAGAGATGATGATCGTAGCAGTCACGGAGAAGGTGACGATGATGGAGATGGTTATGGGGATGAGCGCGATAGTGATGATGATTCTATTGGCAGTGATCTTTACAAGGACGAAGAAGACAGGCAAAAGCTTGCTCAGATGTCGGAACTGGATAGAGAAATGATATTGACTGATCGTGCATCGAAGAAATCTGACAGGAGTCTGCAGGAAAAAATCTCTGGAAAAATTAAGAATAGGAGCCAACCCAGGAAACCAAGTTCACCCCCTTCACATTCACGTGGCATGCGGTCATCAACAAGAGCTTTGGACAGGGCAGCTGATAGAGATGATGCATTGAATGAGATACGAGCAAAACGAGCAAGACAGCAGGATCCGGAGGGTAACTGGAAACTGAGGGATGCAGGTCGAAAAGGTTCTGGAGGCAGGGGTTATTCACCAGTCAAACGTAGAAGCTTTACAGCTGCAGCCCTGGGTAGTAGTCCTACCAGGGGGGAAAGCGATTCACGCAGTAATGAGGGAGATTCATCAGGCGATGATGGAATGGATGACAGTGATGATGACAAATCACCAGAGTCACAGTTGCCAACGTTTGAGGATATAAAAGAAATCACCATTCGGCGGTCAAAACTGGCGAAATGGTTTATGGAGCCCTTCTTTGATGAGTTAATTGTGGGCTGTTTTGTACGAGTTGGCATTGGGAGGTCAAGATCTGGTCCTATCTATAGGCTCTGTATTGTCCGCAATGTTGATGCCACAGATCCTAATCGACAGTACAAGCTAGAAAATAAAACCACATTCAAATTTCTAAATCTTATTTGGGGAAATGATAGCTCTGCTGCTAGGTGGCAGATGGCTATGGTTTCAGACTCTCCTCCTCTAAGGGATGAGTTTGATCAGTGGGTAAAGGAAGTAGAACGAAGTGGTGGTCGTATGCCCAGTAAACAAGATGTGTTGGAAAAAAAAGAGGCCATACAGAAGTCTAACACATTCGTTTACTCTGCTGACACTGTAAAGCAGATGTTGCAGCAGAAAAAATCTGCAACATGGAGGCCGCTCAATGTAGCTGCTGAGAAGGATCGTTTGAGAAGGGAGATGGAAGTGGCCAAAATGAAGAATGATGAGGCAGAGGTTGAGAGGATTAAGGCAAGACTGCAGGAACTGGAGGCTAGCAGGAAGGCCCAAGAGAAAGATGACAAGGCCCGCAGGCTGGCTGAGATGAACCGAAAGAATAGGGTCGAGAATTTCAAGAATGCGTCTGAACTCAGACCAGTGAATCAACTGTTAAAAGCTGGTGAGGCTGGGTATGATCCCTTCTCGAGAAGGTGGACTAGGTCTACGAATTATTTTGCAAAAAGTGCTAATGAAGCAGCAGTAGGTGCATCAAATGGGGAAGCTGCTGCTGCATTAGCAGTTGTAGATAATAATGGGGCTGGTGGTATTGCCGACGGAGGAATGGCAGCTACAGCAGCAGCCTTGCAGGCTGCAGCAGGTGCTGGAAAGTTGGTGGATACTATTGCTCCGGTTGATCTAGGAACAGAATCAAATACGCTACATGATTTCGATCTGCCTATCTCATTGGCTGTGCTTCAGAAGTTCGGAGGGCCTCAAGGATCCCAAGCAGGATTTATTGCTCGAAAACAGAGGATAGAAGCAACTGTTGGATGTAGAGTTCCTGAGAATGATGGGAGAAGACATGCACTAACTTTAAGTGTCAGCGACTACAAGAGAAGGAGAGGGCTCCTTTGA